GCATCGTTCGCAACCCACGTCACACCTGACCCACTAGGCCAACCGCTCGGTATGTCAAGGGTGTCCACTATGCATCAGCGGACCGGGGCGAGATAGGTGTTAACGGCGGTAAGGGGTCAGCGGAGTTCGTCGGGACAGGCGGTACCGCGCGGTAGTTGGTACGGAGCCGCCAGGCGGTACAAACCGGGCGCCGGCGCCAGCAGTTCGGTCCACTCGTCGCCGTCCACGTCCTTCCCCGCCTTCAGCAGACAGCCGTTGGGATTGACGAAAGTCTTGGGCCCGTCCGCACGCGCCTTCGACTCTTCCGTCTCCTGCGGGCCCTCCACCTTCTTGCCCTGCTCGTCGACGATGCTCAGCCACGGCGAGTACGGGACCCGGATCAGCACCCGGCCCGCCGTCCTCACCTGGATCGTGAGCTCACCCGCGCCCGCGTGTTGCACGGTGGCCGGCGGGTCGGCCAGCGGCATCGGGTTCTTCACCGCGAACAGCTGCCAGTTCTCGTCGCCCCAGAGCCGCGTCAGATACGACTGGCCCGCACGCACCAGCTCAGCCTCCTGCTTCGCGCCGCTGGAGTCCGGCATCCCCTTCGGCAGCACCACATAGTGGACCGCCCAGCGGTCCAGCCAGGCCCGGTAACCGGCCGAGGTCAGCGTCTTGTCGTCGTCGTAGAAGAGCGGATTGCGCTTCATGTCCGCCTGCCGGTTCCAGCCGCGGGCCAGATTGACGTACGGAGCGAGAGCGGACGCCTCCCGGTGGCTGCTGGCCGGCACGACCTCGACCCGGCCACGCTCCGCGCTGAGCCCCTGGAGCCGGTTGACCAGCGGCGCGAGCTCACGGTTCCAGGACGCCGTCGGGGCCGTACGCACCATGTCGTCGACGCCTTTGAAGCCGATCCAGAAGTTCAGGCCCAGAAAGGCGATCACGAGCGCGTACCACTTGCGGGAGCTCGGCACGTTGTACGGCAGCGCGGCGAGCAGCACCACACCCGCGAAGAGCATCGGGAGCCGGGACACGTTCGACCCGATCTGAGAATCGATCACCCAGGTCAGCAGGGTACCGAGGCTGTAG
This portion of the Streptomyces sp. NBC_01750 genome encodes:
- a CDS encoding MFS transporter, whose translation is MTTAEPTQADGSSPGTGLRIRPPLPPHADSGSGLGPESAADPGPMADLRDRLTRHPVLLATALAALAHLLWFFFLANSGGDIAAQDAWAEFVGRHPDSAYNLAWYGGMHPVSYSVVSPYLMSLVGVRSTMMIAGTVSAALTALILVRVRAVRNPVACSLAGVFAFLCNALSGRVTFGLGMTFALGAVAAVFCWPHRWRHKRWAKAAVAAPVAGLATASSPVAGLFLGVVAAALFLNKRRPGAYALGLAPVVVVALSAWLFPFSGTQPMSFWSTSLPFLFGVLVLVLVPKEWRTVRTGAAVYSLGTLLTWVIDSQIGSNVSRLPMLFAGVVLLAALPYNVPSSRKWYALVIAFLGLNFWIGFKGVDDMVRTAPTASWNRELAPLVNRLQGLSAERGRVEVVPASSHREASALAPYVNLARGWNRQADMKRNPLFYDDDKTLTSAGYRAWLDRWAVHYVVLPKGMPDSSGAKQEAELVRAGQSYLTRLWGDENWQLFAVKNPMPLADPPATVQHAGAGELTIQVRTAGRVLIRVPYSPWLSIVDEQGKKVEGPQETEESKARADGPKTFVNPNGCLLKAGKDVDGDEWTELLAPAPGLYRLAAPYQLPRGTACPDELR